A stretch of Leisingera sp. S132 DNA encodes these proteins:
- the rpsG gene encoding 30S ribosomal protein S7 produces MSRRHAAEKREVLPDAKFGDRVLTKFMNNLMIDGKKSVAERIVYNAFDRVEGKIKRAPVEVFHEALDNIKPSVEVRSRRVGGATYQVPVEVRPERREALAIRWLIAAARNRNENTMEERLAGELLDAVQSRGTAVKKREDTHKMAEANKAFSHYRW; encoded by the coding sequence ATGTCACGTCGTCACGCCGCTGAAAAACGCGAAGTTCTGCCCGACGCCAAGTTCGGCGACCGCGTTCTGACCAAATTCATGAACAACCTGATGATCGACGGCAAGAAGTCGGTCGCAGAGCGTATCGTTTACAACGCATTCGACCGCGTCGAAGGCAAGATCAAGCGCGCTCCGGTTGAAGTCTTCCACGAAGCTCTGGACAACATCAAACCGTCCGTCGAGGTCCGCTCCCGCCGTGTTGGCGGTGCAACCTACCAGGTTCCGGTTGAAGTCCGCCCCGAGCGCCGCGAAGCGCTGGCCATCCGCTGGCTGATCGCTGCCGCCCGCAACCGCAACGAAAACACCATGGAAGAGCGCCTCGCAGGCGAGCTGCTGGACGCCGTCCAGTCCCGTGGCACCGCGGTCAAGAAGCGCGAAGACACCCACAAGATGGCCGAGGCGAACAAAGCCTTCAGCCACTACCGCTGGTAA
- the rpsL gene encoding 30S ribosomal protein S12, producing the protein MPTIQQLIRKPRQPKRKVSKSQHLEQCPQKRGVCTRVYTTTPKKPNSAMRKVAKVRLTNGFEVISYIPGESHNLQEHSVVLIRGGRVKDLPGVRYHILRGVLDTQGVKDRKQRRSKYGAKRPK; encoded by the coding sequence ATGCCAACGATCCAGCAGCTGATCCGCAAGCCGCGTCAGCCGAAGCGTAAAGTTTCGAAGTCCCAGCACCTCGAGCAGTGCCCGCAGAAGCGCGGCGTCTGCACCCGCGTGTACACCACCACTCCGAAGAAACCGAACTCCGCTATGCGGAAAGTTGCGAAGGTCCGCCTGACCAACGGTTTCGAAGTGATCTCCTACATCCCCGGTGAAAGCCACAACCTTCAGGAACACTCCGTGGTTCTGATCCGCGGCGGCCGTGTAAAAGACCTTCCGGGTGTCCGTTACCACATCCTGCGCGGTGTTCTGGATACCCAGGGCGTCAAAGACCGTAAGCAGCGCCGCTCGAAGTACGGCGCGAAGCGTCCTAAGTAA